Within Saccharomycodes ludwigii strain NBRC 1722 chromosome IV, whole genome shotgun sequence, the genomic segment TTTTTCTCCGCAttaaaatctaaaaaaaaaaatcaaaaaaaaaaaaaacttacaAGCTTTCCCTCATTTTCTACATTATCTCCCCCCTCGTAACTGCAACAAAAAAGCAACACTATCAAAACATCAACTACCACATTTGCATATCTAGTCACAATGGGCGCCCAAGCTTctaaacaacaacagcaaaacgataataaaactttacTATTTGAATCAACAGTTCCAGTGAATTTCAGTGATGCAGTCTTAGCCCAACTGGAATCAAGTACAGATAGTTCctatacaaaaaaacaaactgctgaaaaatatattcaagAACGTATTTCTAAAGAACTAAACGTCTTAGAAACAGAAACCttggaaaaatttgaaaataaattgaatacTTCCTTATTACAAAGTACGcctgaagaagaagaattggataaaaatggaaaattgTTGACTTCTCAACatctaaacaaaaaagtaaCGGAGTTAAATGAGCATCTAAATAACTTAATTCAGCAACGCAGTTCTAAGTTTGAAAAGAATGaggatttgaaaaaaatcaagGCCAACTTAAGTCAATGTTTGAAAGATAATCAAGGTAAGCCATTAAATTGCTATGAtgaaattcaaaatttcaAGAAAATTGTTAACGACGTCACTGCTATGTAAACAGGCAAGAAATAGGAATTAATAAGAATTAATAAGATGCTGAccaaggaaaaaaaaaaaaaaaaaaaaaaaaagaaaataaaaatatattccaTGTTtgtttgaataaaataaaattaaaaaaagt encodes:
- the MIC19 gene encoding Mic19p (similar to Saccharomyces cerevisiae YFR011C | MIC19 | MItochondrial contact site and Cristae organizing system), with the protein product MGAQASKQQQQNDNKTLLFESTVPVNFSDAVLAQLESSTDSSYTKKQTAEKYIQERISKELNVLETETLEKFENKLNTSLLQSTPEEEELDKNGKLLTSQHLNKKVTELNEHLNNLIQQRSSKFEKNEDLKKIKANLSQCLKDNQGKPLNCYDEIQNFKKIVNDVTAM